One region of Sandaracinaceae bacterium genomic DNA includes:
- a CDS encoding response regulator yields MEDNGSGIDEATRARVFDPFFTTKSTGRGLGLAVVDGIVRSHGGAIVITSQRDHGSTFEVYLPLSAASDEVAVEVPTAARSTTAARALLADDEAVVREVVELALCDAGYEVDTCVDGAAALALFEAAPQRYSIVLLDVTMPVLGGLEAARRMLMTRPEMPIVIMSGFTDERVPDELRHLRFMQKPFGIAALLDALEPAGRARR; encoded by the coding sequence GTGGAGGACAACGGCTCCGGAATTGACGAAGCCACGCGCGCCCGTGTGTTCGACCCCTTCTTCACCACCAAGTCGACGGGGCGGGGCCTCGGGCTCGCGGTGGTGGACGGAATCGTGCGCAGCCACGGCGGGGCCATCGTCATCACCAGCCAGCGGGACCACGGGAGCACCTTCGAGGTGTACCTTCCGCTGAGCGCGGCGAGCGACGAGGTGGCAGTCGAGGTCCCGACCGCCGCGCGGAGCACCACCGCGGCACGCGCCCTGCTCGCCGACGACGAGGCCGTCGTGCGCGAAGTGGTCGAGCTCGCGCTCTGCGACGCGGGGTACGAGGTGGACACCTGCGTCGACGGCGCCGCCGCGCTGGCTCTCTTCGAGGCAGCTCCCCAGCGCTATTCCATCGTGCTGCTGGACGTGACCATGCCCGTGCTCGGAGGCCTCGAGGCTGCGCGCCGCATGTTGATGACGAGACCCGAGATGCCCATCGTCATCATGTCGGGCTTCACCGACGAGCGCGTCCCCGACGAGCTGCGCCACCTGCGCTTCATGCAGAAGCCCTTCGGCATCGCCGCCCTCCTCGATGCGCTCGAACCGGCCGGCCGCGCGCGCCGCTAG
- a CDS encoding SEL1-like repeat protein, whose product MTTHGSPARPLGALLLALALSGCGAASPPPPTTQVEATPPACTSYQELRGDRCMYVVEAEERCHEADGAACTGAGDAYMTGVNVAVDVDHAAELYARACELRGRRGLQQARVPP is encoded by the coding sequence ATGACGACGCACGGCTCGCCCGCCCGGCCCCTCGGTGCCCTACTCCTCGCGCTCGCCCTCTCGGGCTGTGGCGCTGCATCGCCCCCGCCGCCCACGACGCAGGTCGAAGCCACGCCGCCCGCCTGCACGAGCTATCAGGAGCTGCGCGGCGACCGCTGCATGTACGTGGTGGAGGCGGAGGAGCGCTGCCACGAGGCCGACGGCGCCGCGTGTACCGGGGCTGGGGACGCCTACATGACCGGTGTGAACGTGGCCGTGGACGTCGATCACGCGGCCGAACTCTATGCGCGCGCATGCGAGCTCCGGGGACGCCGAGGGCTGCAACAGGCTCGGGTCCCTCCATGA